The Belonocnema kinseyi isolate 2016_QV_RU_SX_M_011 chromosome 2, B_treatae_v1, whole genome shotgun sequence nucleotide sequence CCAAATTATTTCCTAAACTTTTGAAGACTAATTGCTAATTATAACTTTGGGTTATAATACGTcatcattataaattaaacacttaatTCCGATAATTTTCTGCTAAGAGATGTTATTATGAATTGAGCTTAATTTGCATTGGAGGAATTCTGAATAACTAATTCTGCATATTTGATAGATACCGTTTTTTAGGAAACTTCAATGCCAAGTCtgagattttgtaataaaatacttttatactaaaacacgacgacaaaattattttcttttttaaaaacaatttttgtacaaaaatttgagatcttcaagatttaaactaaaattttctaattattcgaAAACTGACCTGGATAAATAGCTTGGAATTTGTCTTTAACTGCATTGAGGATGTCTCCAAATCCAGAGGAATCTTTTCCTCTTGAAAGAGTTTTTCCAACTGGTTTGAGAAAACCTGTGATCGGTTTCGTAATTCCTGATATAATTTTTCCCACTCTGGTGCCATTTTTCTCTGGATCAGATTGACCAGCGATATTTTTTAAACTCCCGGCGAGTTTCTTCAGCAATCTCTCAGCAGGGGGAACATACGTGGGAATTTCATCGATTCTGTTGTCTGCGAATTCAGTTTCATCCTCTGGAAGTAGTTCAGTTTCTGTTGTAGTTGCATCTTCTGCAGTTCCATCGCCATCAGGATTTGTTACATCTGGTGCAGATACATCCCGATTAGGATTAGTTACATCTGGTTCAGGTACATCCCCATTAGTATTAGTTAAATCTGGTTCAGGTATATTCCCATGAGGTTGAGCTACAACTGGTTCATGTACATCCCCAtcaggaatagttacatttggtAAAGTTACATCTCCATCAGAATTAGAGACATCTGCTGCAGTAACATCTGAATTTGGATTATTATTAGCATGAGACTCGGTTTGTGATTCTATTAAATCGAATAGCACTAATAAGGTGAAGAACCTAAAAATATGTCTCCGCATTCTGCAAcagaaattgttcaaatataaataattatatatctcATTTCACAATCAATTATTCTAGTATTATTTAGATTTTGTGTTTATACATTCTTtactttcaaactttaaattcaatttacctACTGAAAACGCAATCGAAGTTTTCGAAGATAAATGAGGAATCTCATTAAAAgtctatttaaaatttacaaaaatactttaggaagatataagaaatatttttagaggAAGAGCAAATATTTGAAGTATGTATGTATTAAAGTATAATTCCTTTCACTCGGTAATTATTGCAATTgaacaaataatctttttgttaacaCAATCTCTTTCTAAGGTGGATTTCAATTAGCTGACGAGTCTTGCGCTATAGATGAGTGTTGCAATTTTAAGAAACCtac carries:
- the LOC117168481 gene encoding uncharacterized protein LOC117168481, producing MRRHIFRFFTLLVLFDLIESQTESHANNNPNSDVTAADVSNSDGDVTLPNVTIPDGDVHEPVVAQPHGNIPEPDLTNTNGDVPEPDVTNPNRDVSAPDVTNPDGDGTAEDATTTETELLPEDETEFADNRIDEIPTYVPPAERLLKKLAGSLKNIAGQSDPEKNGTRVGKIISGITKPITGFLKPVGKTLSRGKDSSGFGDILNAVKDKFQAIYPGTLWCGAGNKAKSDEEIGFFKDTDVCCRDHDHCRSAITAGRSSEGLRNDGIFTRSHCDCDNEFHVCLKKANSSVSNKIGTTYFNILRPQCFKEDYPATCIKYGHLRISRSKCKEYKMDQSKNKTMQWFDNPDF